The nucleotide window ACCGATCGAGGAGGTCACCCAGAGCCGCGGTGGCGGTCTTGATTTGTGTTAATTTTGCTTTGAGCTGGTCGGAATTGATTCCGCCGGCAAACAGGGAGTCAAGCTCCCATTTCATAGAGTACTTCATCGACAATACCTCCTAGGGTTAATTGTTGTGACCATTATAGCAAACATCGTCAGGATTGCGCTGATAAGAAGAACTCCGTATACTTACGACAGAGAGAATTTGGAGAAACCGAGGGGAAGAAAAATGAACAAGCGTTTGAAGCACTGGCTAATTGGTTTGGGAATTATTTTGGTACTAGTTGTGGGCGGTCTGGTGGGGGCCAGTCTCTATTTCTACAATATGACCGTTGCTAGTGGCAAAAAGAGTTTTGTGGCGACGGATATCAGATTGAAAAAGAGTGATCCGTTGTACGCTGAAAAGAAATGGTATCGCAACGTTAAGAAGCAACGCTGGACGGAACAAGCCGCCGGCGCTAATTTGAGGTTGGTTGCTGACTACATTCCAGCCGAGCAGACCACCAAGAAGACCGTCGTTTTGGTTCATGGTTTTGGTTCCAACAAAGAAGCCATGGGTGGCTATGTGGCCATGTTTCATAAGCTGGGCTATAACACGCTGATTCCGGATACGCGGGGACAGGGGCAGAGTCAAGGTAAAGTCATCAGCTACGGGTATTACGAAAGTAAGGATTATTTGAAGTGGGTCGATCAGGTGATTGCCAAGCAGGGTCAGCAGTCCCAAGTGGTGCTATTCGGGGTGTCTATGGGTGGCGCCACGACTATGATGACCAGTGGGCTCAAGACACCGAGCCAGTTAAAAGCGTACGTTGAGGATTGCGGTTACACCGATGCCCAGGAGGAAATTACGTACCAAGCCAAGCAGATGTATAACATTCCATACTGGCCGTTGGTGCCGATGACCAGTACCGTTGCGAGGATCAAGGCGGGCTTCCATTTCAAAGACGCTAACGCGGTGGCGGCCGTTAAGAAGAACCATAAGCCAATGTTGTTCATCCACGGGGGGGCGGATAAGTTCGTTCCAACGCGGATGGTGCACCAAGTCTACCGGGCAGATGCCGGGCCTAAGCAACTGTTGATCGTTCCTGGTGCGAAGCATGCGGCCGCTCTGTCGCATAGTCCCGCTATTTACGAACGGACGGTTAAAGCTTTCTTAGCGAAGTATATTCAGTAGGTCTAATTGCTAAATTGGCCACTTCCAGTTGCCAGGACAGGCGGTAGCCGTGGGGACCGCTTCCGGTCTGTGGAGCGGTCCTCCAGCTCGACTTGAAACCTCGGAAATTCGCCGAGTTTTCAAGCTCGTCCCGTGGCGTAACCTCGGGAAACCACCGAGGTTACGCCACTTTCACCGCTACCACCTGCCCTGACAACCTCCGGTTACATCGGCGGTGAAGTTATAATTCGCTGTGGATTGTTCGTAATCAGGTAAACTGAATTGAGATTGACTATTGCTTAAGTAAGTTGCCGGAAATATAATCGGCGATTGGCATTGATTCGGCTAGGATTCAGCGTTTGCAGTCGTAATGATACTTCGGCGGAAATGAACGTTATTAGTCTGCGCCAAGTAGTGGATTTACGATTACCACTAGATGGTGATGGTCAATCTTAGCCGTGAGGTCACAGGAGCTGGGCTCAGGCGCCTCGTTCTGCTTAGTCGTTTACGGCTTAGCAGAAAACCAAGCTTCAAGACTTGTGATTTTCAAGGCTTGAAGTTGTGTCGGCACCGTTCCAGCCCAACGCCTGTGACCGGTAAGGCGGCAATTATGCAACCGCATTTAACCAGAAGGAGTGAGTTGATGGCTGACGAACCATCAC belongs to Levilactobacillus yonginensis and includes:
- a CDS encoding alpha/beta hydrolase, producing MRRTPYTYDRENLEKPRGRKMNKRLKHWLIGLGIILVLVVGGLVGASLYFYNMTVASGKKSFVATDIRLKKSDPLYAEKKWYRNVKKQRWTEQAAGANLRLVADYIPAEQTTKKTVVLVHGFGSNKEAMGGYVAMFHKLGYNTLIPDTRGQGQSQGKVISYGYYESKDYLKWVDQVIAKQGQQSQVVLFGVSMGGATTMMTSGLKTPSQLKAYVEDCGYTDAQEEITYQAKQMYNIPYWPLVPMTSTVARIKAGFHFKDANAVAAVKKNHKPMLFIHGGADKFVPTRMVHQVYRADAGPKQLLIVPGAKHAAALSHSPAIYERTVKAFLAKYIQ